A single window of Cottoperca gobio chromosome 9, fCotGob3.1, whole genome shotgun sequence DNA harbors:
- the LOC115013805 gene encoding uncharacterized protein LOC115013805, producing MVVDEDVELDWSISELPQEQTHCSPTSDTMTATNLTERRKDMCCATYDYCGIGMMKPPIPEVMLVSLRDQENTQKAHTPVFEVLGNRTPASPLKPSTCASMQTSVMQSISSSAQQSGNTGSPSSNNLMTNGATQIPPQSESALGQLKTVPKHCQTVHSNHLNSNISLRPNSPIESNSQESTSNQQIRPIIHLPTLEELDHGKWRVVQAHWEQLEEMEALCRKEGMLLCQQPDMAFGDYVQKLEDIMERKAQCVHIMIAQLQPYLKPSQSNGPHHQEEDNHDPIT from the exons ATGGTAGTGGACGAAGACGTGGAATTAGACTGGTCCATTTCGGAGCTGCCACAAGAACAGACCCACTGTTCTCCTACCTCTGACACCATGACAGCTACAAATCTCACTGAGCGAAGAAAAGACATGTGTTGTGCCACGTATGACTATTGTGGAATAG GTATGATGAAGCCTCCTATCCCTGAGGTTATGCTGGTCTCTCTCCGGGACCAAGAGAACACTCAGAAAGCCCATACGCCGGTTTTTGAAGTCCTGGGCAACAGAACCCCTGCATCCCCACTTAAACCCTCTACATGTGCTTCTATGCAAACTTCTGTCATGCAGTCCATCTCATCCTCTGCCCAGCAGTCTGGGAACACTGGTTCACCAAGCTCCAACAATCTAATGACAAATGGCGCCACCCAAATACCACCACAGTCAGAAAGTGCCTTGGGCCAGTTGAAAACAGTGCCAAAGCATTGTCAAACAGTACATTCAAACCATCTCAACTCAAACATCTCACTCAGACCAAACAGTCCTATAGAATCAAATAGTCAAGAGAGCACCAGCAATCAGCAAATTAGACCCATAATCCATCTGCCTACACTGGAAGAATTGGATCACGGCAA GTGGCGTGTTGTCCAGGCCCATTGGGAGCAGCTAGAAGAGATGGAAGCTTTATGTCGTAAAGAGGGGATGCTTCTGTGTCAGCAACCTGATATG GCATTTGGGGATTATGTCCAGAAACTGGAGGATATCATGGAGAGAAAGGCTCAGTGTGTCCACATCATGATAGCTCAGCTGCAGCCATATCTTAAACCCAGTCAATCTAATGGACCACACCACCAAGAAGAAGATAATCATGATCCAATTACTTGA
- the LOC115013712 gene encoding kinesin-like protein KIF24, protein MSAYSQGRWSEGKEKEREKGREEMPLCLYECLRAVGLQRHYARFTSVGICRAAHLSVLTMEDYPILGIRSMEERTRLFQLVQMVKTLDLEFEDGDDYNANGGDEGYTVADSRFTYVGCGDDEDVYENEDEKSAAHRFYFDQVFMEESSNKEVYRRTAYPLVQHMLNGGKATCFAYGQTGAGKTHTMLGSPERPGLYALAVRDIFAHLSTTHMHSPLLVYVSFFEIYCGQLYDLLDHRKRLFAREDGLKVVHIVGLRDVRVDSVSSLLEVISQGTEERTQGMSGVNPHSSRSHALLQIQLRDANQQIAGRMWFVDLAGSERASDTKEDRQSRMEGAEINQSLLALKECIRSLDQEQSHTPFRQSKLTQVLKDSFVGDSMTCMIANISPGHLATEHTLNTLRYADRVKELRGQGGLRGGRRGKIIPSPKRNLSNSNSNSNSNSNSISNSISNSNSNSNSNSNSNSNSNSNSGGNSVGTRGKSPPKKPKLGRQMEDFGPIMPTMRLASGGAILCSTPKNSRWGEETTASTRKGIGEHITPVKGLLGMDDKRERRERAGGREGRRRERYVVTDSGGHSVCDQNSEAGLVLGQASDEQVHLWEAQGESGFYHREKENQKDERKKKEVGGNNERRVMEQRRQVESTGHTCGEEERFRERNVQKVDERDKKRERHLRQYHQQLQQFMPSSASSSILFSPSTCPSFSSSNRASLSSSVSPSSCSSLQQSSRLSVSDLQYHGLEEVLDAYRARVEVRADGNRGQSSFFPIGQICLPNETSPSCNTNKDEVGHGDLGAVVEVLRGSRGGTEARIGQDRGKREKRRSVKAAGEVEVRKRGKKLVRKNMKLQMSLLMDCGVLRREKELTASLTTHLLGHRINELQQNDPSPQPVDIPTHS, encoded by the exons ATGTCTGCCTACTCTCAGGGTAGATGGagtgaaggaaaagaaaaagagagagaaaagggaagggAGGAAATGCCACTTTGCCTGTATGAGTGTCTGAGGGCTGTTGGGCTACAGCGTCACTATGCTAG GTTTACCTCAGTGGGTATTTGTCGTGCAGCCCACCTTTCAGTGCTGACCATGGAGGACTATCCTATCCTGGGAATCCGCTCCATGGAGGAAAGGACTCGACTCTTCCAGCTTGTCCAAATGGTCAAAACTCTTGACCTTGAATTTGAAGATGGTGATGATTACAATGCTAATGGTGGTGATGAAGGCTACACTGTAGCAGATAGTAGATTTACTTATGTTGGTTGtggagatgatgaagatgtaTATGAGAATGAGGATGAGAAGAGTGCTGCT CACAGGTTCTACTTTGACCAGGTTTTTATGGAGGAAAGCTCCAACAAGGAGGTGTATCGAAGAACAGCATATCCGCTGGTGCAGCACATGCTCAATGG AGGCAAGGCCACCTGCTTTGCATATGGCCAGACAGGTGCAGGGAAGACTCACACCATGTTGGGCTCTCCTGAGAGACCAGGATTGTATGCACTGGCAGTCCGGGACATTTTTGCTCACCTCTccaccacacacatgcactcacccTTGCTGGTGTATGTCAGTTTCTTTGAAATATACTGTGGTCAGCTGTATGACCTGTTGGACCACAGGAAGAG GTTGTTTGCCAGGGAAGATGGACTAAAGGTGGTTCACATTGTTGGGCTGCGTGATGTCAGAGTGGACTCAGTCAGCTCACTATTGGAG GTGATTTCACAGGGTACAGAGGAGCGCACACAAGGGATGAGTGGGGTGAATCCACACTCCTCTCGTTCCCATGCCTTGCTTCAGATTCAGCTAAGAGATGCAAACCAGCAAATAGCTGGAAG aATGTGGTTTGTGGACCTGGCAGGAAGTGAGAGGGCATCAGATACCAAAGAAGACAGGCAGAGTCGCATGGAGGGAGCAGAGATCAACCAGAGTCTGTTGGCt ctTAAAGAATGTATCCGGTCCCTTGATCAAGAGCAGTCGCACACACCTTTCAGACAAAGCAAACTTACTCAG GTTTTGAAAGACTCATTTGTTGGTGACTCAATGACATGCATGATTGCCAACATTTCACCTGGTCATTTAGCAACTGAACACACACTAAATACACTGAGATACGCCGAccg GGTGAAGGAGTTGAGGGGACAGGGAGGACTACGAGGGGGAAGAAGGGGCAAGATAATTCCCTCCCCCAAACGTAACCTGtccaacagcaacagcaacagcaacagcaacagcaacagcatcAGCAACAGcatcagcaacagcaacagcaacagcaacagcaacagcaacagcaacagcaacagcaacagcaacagtggAGGCAACAGCGTTGGCACCCGAGGGAAAAGTCCCCCTAAAAAGCCAAAGTTAGGGAGACAAATGGAGGATTTTGGACCCATCATGCCTACTATGAGGTTGGCGTCAGGGGGCGCAATTCTCTGCTCCACACCCAAAAACAGCAGATGGGGAGAGGAAACAACTGCAAGCACAAGAAAGGGTATTGGTGAACACATAACACCTGTCAAAGGTTTGCTGGGAATGGATgataagagggagagaagggagagagcaggagggagggaaggtagaagaagagaaaggtATGTAGTAACTGACAGTGGAGGCCACTCAGTTTGTGACCAAAACTCAGAGGCTGGGTTGGTCTTGGGACAAGCATCAGATGAGCAGGTCCACTTGTGGGAGGCACAGGGGGAATCTGGTTTCTaccacagagaaaaagagaaccaaaaagatgaaagaaaaaaaaaggaagtggGAGGAAATAATGAAAGAAGAGTGATGGAACAGAGAAGACAAGTGGAAAGCACGGGACACACATGTGGTGAAGAAGAAAGGTTTAgggaaagaaatgtgcaaaaggTTGATGAAAGGGATAAGAAAAGGGAGAGGCATCTGAGACAGTAtcaccagcagctgcagcagttcaTGCCCTCATCAGCTTCTTCATCTATCCTCTTCTCACCCTCTACATGTCcgtctttttcttcctctaatCGGGCCTCACTCTCTTCTTCGGTCTCTCCATCTTCCTGTTCTTCTCTCCAACAATCTTCCCGCCTCTCAGTTTCTGACCTTCAGTATCATGGCTTAGAAGAGGTTTTAGATGCATACAGAGCCAGGGTTGAGGTTAGGGCTGATGGTAACAGAGGACAGTCATCTTTCTTCCCCATTGGACAGATTTGCTTACCAAATGAAACCTCTCCAAGCTGCAATACAAATAAGGATGAGGTAGGTCATGGTGACTTAGGTGCTGTTGTCGAAGTTCTGAGGGGATCTAGGGGAGGAACAGAGGCAAGAATTGGACAAGACAGAGGTAAACGAGAGAAGAGAAGGTCAGTGAAGGCAGCAGGGGAAGTAGAGGTCAGA AAGAGGGGAAAGAAGTTGGTGAGGAAGAACATGAAGCTTCAGATGTCCCTGCTGATGGACTGTGGAGtgctgaggagagagaaggagctgACAGCCTCTTTAACCACCCACCTGTTGGGTCATCGCATCAACGAGCTCCAGCAGAACGACCCCTCTCCCCAGCCTGTAGACATACCAACGCACTCCTGA
- the LOC115013579 gene encoding Rieske domain-containing protein-like, whose translation MSSEEETSLTSSTSCSSSPPSTSLPPASHFIGRKEDIVKAGRVTKMVNGCRDILVLHHQGQLHAMDVRCYHSGGPLQNGDIEEFNGRLCIVCPWHKYKITLAEGEGLYQAVDNPTAKPLRTHWCSKGVKQRIHKVTEVNRNVYVTLNNSSEAMESDRYQTERYRTGLREAPSKPKSNE comes from the exons ATGTCTTCtgaggaggagacttctctAACTTCATCAACTTCTTgctcctcttcccctccctccacctcACTGCCACCTGCCTCCCACTTCATCGGGAGGAAGGAGGACATTGTCAAGGCCGGACGTGTGACAAAGATGGTGAATGGATGCAGAGATATACTGGTCCTGCACCACCAGGGACAGCTTCATGCAATGGATGTGCGCTGCTACC ATTCAGGTGGTCCATTACAGAATGGAGACATCGAG GAGTTCAATGGACGGCTGTGTATCGTGTGTCCGTGGCACAAGTACAAGATCACACTAGCAGAAGGGGAAGGGCTTTACCAAGCTGTGGATAACCCTACAGCCAAACCCCTGAGGACACACTGGTGCTCCAAGGGTGTCAAACAGAGGATTCACAAAGTCACTGAGGTCAACAGGAATGTATACGTAACACTGAACAACTCCAGCGAGGCCATGGAGTCAGATCGCTACCagactgagagatataggactGGCTTACGAGAGGCTCCGTCAAAACCCAAGTCCAATGAATAA